The region CTTCACTTTGTAACTTATCAATTAAGGCATCTGCAGAAGAGTTGTTTTCAAGCTGAACCTCCAAAAAATAGCCATTAACTTTTATATAAATAACTCTATTGTTCATCAAATCTGCTCCCCATAAACTAAAAGAATAAAATAGTAAAACTATCTTTAGTATTTTTTTAAATCTATATTCACTCAAAGATTTCATAGTGACGCTCAACATTAACTGTTACCTTACCCCAATGAGAATTTTTAACCCTTTTTTGATGTTGCTCAAAAGAGGCTTTATCTGCAAATTCTTCATAAACATCAAAACGAAGAAAATTTTCCGAACTTTGAATGACACTAAACATATTACAACCTTCTTCTTCGAGAGTAAGACGTCTATGGTTTACTAACTCATTTTGTACTAATTCAAGTTCTGATTCAGGAACTAAAATATAGCCTTTCAATGTTACTTTTGACATAAATTTCCTTTTAACGTTTGAAATGAGCTAATAAATTTCCCGCAGGGTAATTTATTAGCTCCTCTGATTTGTTATGAGATGATTATTAAACCTGTATGCTCATTAGTTTTTTCTTAGCTTGCTCTATCTTTTCTTTTTTCTTTAATTCTTCTAACTTTTCATCAAGAATAATTTCAATACCAACTCTTAAAGAATCAAAATGGGCTAAGCAAGTTTTTTCATCTAACTCATGTATTCCTTTGCTTAAAATAGAATACATAGATTTATGTTCTACTAAAAAGTCAGGTAAATGAGAAGATAATAGTTCAATTTTCTGATCCATTCTTGATTTTTTATAATTTTCTTCATCAACTGTTCCATCCTTTTTACACATAGTGTAAGCATCCTCAATTAAATATTCAAATATTCTTCTTAAATACACAAATGAACCAATTCCTACACCATTGGCTGCTAAGCCAATGGCACGAGTAAATTCTTTTAATTTTTCTGTTGATAATAATTTTTTATATTGTTTTATTTCTGAAATATGAAAGTCTGCAATTGATGGATATTGTCCAATTTTAACAATAGTTTGTTCCTTTGGAACCCATAGTATATAATATTTAAATATACTATCAGTTCTTTTACATCTCACTTCAATTGTTTCGTATCCACCATTTCTAATAAATGGTGGATAAATTCCTTCTTCTACTACAAAAGTTGATTCAACTTTTTGCCATGGATTATAACCTTCAAATTCTTTGGATGAACTTGTAAGGTCTAGTAAAGTTACTGACTCAATTTTAAGAGGTGTGTAAATTGGTGTATTAAAAAAGAATTCTTGTTGTGTCATTGTATTTATTGTCCTTTAAATTAATCTCATAACGTTTAAAATGAGCTAATAAATTTCTCACAGGGTAATTTATTGGCTCCACTGGTTTGTTAGATATTACTCAGCAAGCTTAGCAACATCAAAAATATCTTTTTCTAATTGTACAATTTTTTCATCTAAAGATTGTCTACCATTTCTCCAATCATCTTCATCATAATTTGAGATGAAAACTTCATCCGAATTCTGAATATTTCCTTCAATTGAACGAGTAATTACTTGGTTAATACTATCAATTGAATCATCCCAAAATACCACATCACTTTCGTAGTTATAGTTTTTGCTAAGTCCAAATGCTCGACCAGTTATATTACTACTTCCAATTGTTGCAATAACAGGTGCATCTTTTTTCTTGCCTATCATGATTTTTGCATGCCAACGCATACCTGGTATTCTATATTTTTGAACATTTAAACAAGAGGAACAATTGTTTTTTATCACATTATCATGAAAATCATAATATGCAGTTCTCCATTTATAGTCATAAACTCCCACTAGCTTAAGAGTTTTTTGATTGTGTAAGCAAACACCTTTAAAATCATTACTAGCAATAAAGTATTTGTTCTCTTGAAAAAATCCTGAACATAAAATCATTTCTGATATATCAGAAGAATTAAACGTTGAAATGATTACATTTCTAAAACGATTCACTTTCCAATCTTTGCGAAGAAAAACTGCAACCTTAGTTAATGCCATATTTATTTTTCCTTTAATATCTAACGTTTAAAATAAGCAAATAAATAAGCTACAGGTAATTTATTCACTCCACTGTTTAGAATGCATATAAAAGTTAATTTTTATTTTTGTTACTTATACGATTTCTTAGAATTTTCGTGATTATTTCTAAGTCCCTATTTGAGTTATATTCTGCATCCATTCCTTTTTTTTTGGCCCATTCTTTAAACTCATCCATTTTTTTTAAACCTGATTTTGTTAGGCCCTCACCACCATTTATTTCAAAACCAATCACTTCCTTCGTATCATCTGAATGATCTTGGTATCGCACTTTTAACTTATTAATTGCTTTTTCAAGCTCTTTTGTTGGCAATTTTCCCGTATAGTTTTTGTCTTGGCCTAAAACCAAACCTTTTTTAGCCATTTTTTTCTCCACTCTTCGCTTTTCTCAAATAGTCAAAATAGTTCATATTTTGTTTGATAACTCTTTCATAATCTACACCATCATCTTGTTGATTTGTCGTCTTTTTACGGAGATGTTCAATATCGCCTCCTGTGTCCTGTTGCATTAATCCACCAACCTCAAGGGATTTGCCTTCCAAAATACTACCTTTGTTCATGCTAATCCCATTCTAAGATA is a window of Halarcobacter sp. DNA encoding:
- a CDS encoding antibiotic biosynthesis monooxygenase, with amino-acid sequence MSKVTLKGYILVPESELELVQNELVNHRRLTLEEEGCNMFSVIQSSENFLRFDVYEEFADKASFEQHQKRVKNSHWGKVTVNVERHYEIFE
- a CDS encoding restriction endonuclease PLD domain-containing protein, producing the protein MALTKVAVFLRKDWKVNRFRNVIISTFNSSDISEMILCSGFFQENKYFIASNDFKGVCLHNQKTLKLVGVYDYKWRTAYYDFHDNVIKNNCSSCLNVQKYRIPGMRWHAKIMIGKKKDAPVIATIGSSNITGRAFGLSKNYNYESDVVFWDDSIDSINQVITRSIEGNIQNSDEVFISNYDEDDWRNGRQSLDEKIVQLEKDIFDVAKLAE